The sequence below is a genomic window from Actinokineospora baliensis.
GCCGAGGCCCTCGACAAGGTGGGCAAGGAAGGCGTCATCACCGTCGAGGAGAGCAACGCCCTCGGCATGGAGCTCGAGCTCACCGAGGGCATGCGCTTCGACAAGGGCTACATCTCCGGTTACTTCGTGACCGACCCCGAGCGCCAGGAAGCGGTCCTGGAGGACCCCTACATCCTGCTGTTCGGCTCCAAGATCTCCTCGGTCAAGGACCTGCTCCCGCTGCTGGAGAAGGTCATGCAGTCCGGCAAGCCGCTGCTGATCATCTCCGAGGACGTCGAGGGCGAGGCCCTGGCCACCCTGGTCGTCAACAAGATCCGCGGCACCTTCAAGTCGGTCGCGGTCAAGGCGCCCGGCTTCGGCGACCGCCGCAAGGCGATCCTGCAGGACATCGCGATCCTGACCGGCGGCCAGGTCATCTCCGAGGACGTGGGCCTCAAGCTGGAGAACGCCGACATCGCGCTGCTGGGCAAGGCCCGCAAGGTCGTCGTCACCAAGGACGAGACCACCGTGGTCGAGGGCTCCGGTGACGCCGAGCAGATCCAGGGCCGGGTCAACCAGATCCGCGCCGAGATCGAGAAGTCGGACTCCGACTACGACCGCGAGAAGCTCCAGGAGCGCCTGGCCAAGCTCGCGGGCGGCGTGGCCGTCATCAAGGCCGGTGCCGCCACCGAGGTCGAGCTCAAGGAGCGCAAGCACCGCATCGAGGACGCGGTGCGCAACGCCAAGGCCGCCGTGGAGGAGGGCATCGTCGCCGGTGGCGGCGTGGCCCTGCTGCAGGCCGCCGAGGCCGCGTTCGCGGGCCTGCGGCTCGAGGGCGACGAGGCCACCGGTGCCAACATCGTCAAGGTCGCCGTCGAGGCGCCGCTCAAGCAGATCGCGATCAACGCCGGTCTCGAGGGTGGCGTCGTGGTGGAGAAGGTCAAGGGCCTCCCGCAGGGCCACGGCCTCAACGCCGCGACCGGTGTCTACGAGGACCTGCTCGCCGCAGGCGTGCCGGACCCGACCAAGGTGACCCGTTCGGCGCTGCAGAACGCCGCGTCGATCGCCGCGCTGTTCCTCACCACCGAGGCCGTCGTGGCCGACAAGCCGGAGAAGTCCGCTGCCCCCGCTGGTGGCGGCGACCCGACCGGCGGCATGGACTTCTGAGTCCAGCCCCACGCCGACAAGGCCCGGTCCCCCTCGGGGGGCCGGGCCTTTCGCGTTGGCGGGGGAGGAGCTGACCGACCGCACGGCGCCATCCCGAGAATGGATGCGCTACATTGGGGAATCGGTGCGTGAATGGCCGAGACAATTGCGGCCCGTGGCGATTATAAGGCAATTGGAGGACGGTTGTCAACCGAGCTCGATGTGGAGCAGAACTACATCAGCATGCTCTACGCGCACCTCGACCGGTTGCGCGCCGACACCGACTCCCGGCTGGCCAGGACCCTGCGGGAGACCAGTAGCAGCCCCACGGCGATGACCCACCGGGACGCGGCGACCTCGCATTACAGCGACCAGTTGGCGCAATACGGCGCCGCCGAGAACGGTTTGTGCTTCGGCAGGCTCGATTTCGTCGACGGCACCCGCAGCTACATCGGTCGCATTGGTTTGTTCGACGCGGAAGGCGACTACGAACCGCTGCTGATGGATTGGCGGGCCCCGGCGAGCAGGCCGTTCTACCTGGCCACCGCCGCCTCCCCGGACGGGGTGCGCAGGCGCCGCCACATCCGCACGTCCCGGCGCGAGGTCACCGGCATCGACGACGAGGTGCTCGACCTCGCCGACGGCCAGGACGGGGCCGCCGCGGGCGTGGTCGGCGAAGCCGCCCTGCTGTCGGCCCTGAACGCGACCAGGACCGGCCGCATGTCCGACATCGTCGAGACCATCCAGGCCGAGCAGGACGAGATCATCCGCTCGGGGCTCAACGGGGTCCTCGTCGTCCAAGGCGGTCCTGGCACCGGTAAGACAGCCGTGGCGCTGCACCGCGCCGCGTACCTGCTTTTCACCTACCGCCAGCAATTGGCCCGCCGTGGTGTGCTCATCGTTGGTCCTAACGCGACGTTCCTGAAGTACATAGGCCAGGTCCTGCCGTCTCTAGGCGAGACCGGCGTCCTCTTGCAGACCGTTGGCGACCTCTACCCCGGAGTGCGTGGGCACCGCCCCGAGCCCGCCCGGGCCGCGGAGATCAAGGGCCGCATAGAGATGGTGGCGGCTGTGCGCCGCGCGGTGGCGGATAGGCAAGAAGCACCTGACGAGCCCTTGGTGCTCGTAGTCGAGCGGGTGGAGATGGTGCTCGACCCCGCGACCATCACTGCCGCGCGAGAACGGGCCAGACGCACCCGCCGCCCGCACAACGAAGCAAGACCGTTCTTCGCCGAAGCGATCGTCGCGGCGCTGACC
It includes:
- the groL gene encoding chaperonin GroEL (60 kDa chaperone family; promotes refolding of misfolded polypeptides especially under stressful conditions; forms two stacked rings of heptamers to form a barrel-shaped 14mer; ends can be capped by GroES; misfolded proteins enter the barrel where they are refolded when GroES binds) is translated as MAKLIAFDEEARRGLERGLNTLADAVKVTLGPRGRNVVLEKKWGAPTITNDGVSIAKEIELEDPWEKIGAELVKEVAKKTDDVAGDGTTTATVLAQALVREGLRNVAAGADPLSLKRGIEQAVEAVIEQLHKSAKEVETKEQIAATASISAGDTTIGELIAEALDKVGKEGVITVEESNALGMELELTEGMRFDKGYISGYFVTDPERQEAVLEDPYILLFGSKISSVKDLLPLLEKVMQSGKPLLIISEDVEGEALATLVVNKIRGTFKSVAVKAPGFGDRRKAILQDIAILTGGQVISEDVGLKLENADIALLGKARKVVVTKDETTVVEGSGDAEQIQGRVNQIRAEIEKSDSDYDREKLQERLAKLAGGVAVIKAGAATEVELKERKHRIEDAVRNAKAAVEEGIVAGGGVALLQAAEAAFAGLRLEGDEATGANIVKVAVEAPLKQIAINAGLEGGVVVEKVKGLPQGHGLNAATGVYEDLLAAGVPDPTKVTRSALQNAASIAALFLTTEAVVADKPEKSAAPAGGGDPTGGMDF